From the Lolium rigidum isolate FL_2022 chromosome 2, APGP_CSIRO_Lrig_0.1, whole genome shotgun sequence genome, one window contains:
- the LOC124692862 gene encoding deSI-like protein At4g17486, translating into MDAQTDGTGTPVLLNVYDLTPVNDYLYWLGFGVFHSGIEVHGMEYGFGAHDFSSSGVFEVESKCCPGFVYRKTVWLGTTDMSREEFRSFIEKLAGKYHGNTYHLISKNCNHFTDDVCKNLTGKPIPGWVNRLARVGSVFDCLLPESVQVSPVGRVPTLRPIIDDDSGSVSSSDSDEGDEDKHLLPAPSTDLNPVDVPLKLAKDLL; encoded by the exons ATGGACGCCCAGACCGACGGCACGGGGACGCCGGTGCTGCTCAACGTGTACGACCTCACGCCCGTCAACGATTACCTCTACTGGCTCGGCTTCGGGGTCTTCCACTCCGGAATCGAAG TTCATGGCATGGAATATGGATTTGGGGCCCATGATTTCTCTTCCAGTGGTGTATTTGAGGTGGAATCAAAATGTTGCCCTGGCTTTGTCTATAGAAAGACGGTGTGGCTAGGCACAACTGACATGTCTCGGGAAGAGTTCCGCTCGTTCATTGAAAAACTAGCAGGGAAGTATCATGGAAACACATACCATTTGATTTCAAAGAACTGCAATCATTTCACAGATGATGTCTGTAAGAACTTGACTGGAAAACCCATCCCTGGCTGGGTGAATCGGCTGGCCAGAGTAG GTTCGGTTTTTGACTGTCTGCTGCCAGAAAGTGTCCAGGTTTCTCCTGTTGGACGTGTCCCAACCCTTCGTCCAATTATTG ATGATGATTCGGGTTCAGTATCTTCTTCAGACAGCGATGAGGGTGATGAGGACAAGCACCTGTTGCCGGCACCATCCACTGACTTGAATCCTGTAGATGTGCCATTAAAGCTAGCGAAAGATCTTCTTTGA